AAAAAGAAGAGAACTGAAGtctaaaatgtttaaaaaaaatgcataaataCGTTCCGAAATGCCTTAAAAGTACCTtaaacttatttaaaatataaagCGGCAAGTAACACTTGTTTGAAGTTACATATTTTCTTggatttcaataatcaacattcccaccgaaaaaatcaaccaacattattttccgtgcatcaagtgatttgacgtttgcggaacagctttccgacggtcgaccgtcggaccctcgttcaaatttttctatcttctcgcaatagcctcatgatatacgaatgcaaaaactttagcctggcttagaaacctcgcagttaataagtgTGGAATTGCTTAAAagatactaagctgcgaggcggctctgtcccagtgtggggatgtaatgccaataagaagaagaagaagatgtttggtcgaaagaaatttgattaaagCAGATTTTCGAATGAAAAATGTTGGTACATTTTGTCGAATGACGTTCCGTCGATTGGATACTTGAAAGAAAGGAGCTTTAGTCAATTATaattaatgaataaattatttattgcggtgttctaaaaataatataattattGCACCAATATTTCTCAAAGAACGATGGGttcagaataaagaataaataataagaaaacggtgaatattcccGACAGGATATTGACTTTGGTTACGTAGGTATGTTATTTTATTAaaatccaagtttaaaaatttagaagctTGAGTTTCGAATTTATGTATATTTATTTTACTGACAGCCAACCATACTCACCCTGTAgacaataggtcatttggtcgcaattaaattttcggccaataattaacgGATTATGGTTGGAAGTAAATTATgtactgaaataattattgtataaaaattgAGTGGAAGATACagtatcaatgaaaagaataagaaaaccatttccattcgatCAAAATCCTTTCGACAAAATGTCAGCTATCATTTGACTAAATGCCAATCAactaaatgttccaaagccgactacgatgaagtattggcaaaattACATTGATATTATTGATTTTTGAGCTTGTGCCGAAAATATAGAGGCTATTTTACCATAGTGCccaatattttgttatttttgaaggttttcaatttttctataataatAATTGGGGTCCGAATGTTATCGCTAGACAGCGACAAGTGTGAAAATGGGTTGAAAGGTGTTGAAGTATGCGAGggccatttgagaataattaaattatcgaaGCGTCCGTCTTTGCCGTACATCCTTTCTGGGGATGGCTCGGACAGTGAATGAAAGTCACTGTTAGgggccgttcaaaaattacgtccaaggtttgagggggggaggggggtcagagttttgtgacagtttgtgacagggggagggagggggttcgtcttatgtgacgtccgtccacaagaaaaaaatactgaaagcattttagaaacaacttgcattttaaaaacattcaaactgttagtaagggacataactcactatgttattgtgaaaatagtgtacgaaaaagataaaccacagtaatcgctaaaatataaatgagacatgtacgtacagggggagggggggtcaattatttgtgacagtttgtgacaggagggggggaggggggttgaaaatgccgaaaaacgatggacgtaatttttgaacgatcccttaCCGAGACTGGCAAAAACGGAGGCAACGATAcgcatatttatttattcggCTAATACTTAATTAGTTCTAGCGATCGATGTTCATCATTTGGAGAATCATCGATGGTCGTGTATGGTTTGTACACATTGCACCGAGTCTCTCCCGATGTCACCATATGATGCTATTGGAACCACAATTCTTATTTACGCGCCAAATCATTTCTTATTGGACTGTCTAATAACTGTCTAATTAGACTGTCTAATAAGAAATGATTTGGCGCGTAAATAAGAATTGTGGTTCCAATAGCATCATATGGTGGCATCGGGAGAGACTCGGTGCAATGTGTACAAACGCAAATTCCATCAGGTAATCCCATACTTAGACTGTATTGATTAATACTGCGTCCAAATTGGGCTGAACTCTTCCGAATGCGGGCAATGTTTACTGttgtcggatgttaacaaaaaatgtatcccacgtgtatgcttactgaattggtattggaagttgccaccactacaaatccatggttgatgatttttatgacaCAATTACATATAAATTTGAGTGTCACAACGCTTCAAATTAAGCTAgaataaattttattgaaaattctgCACTCAGGCAAATTGGCTATCGAATATCATAATTCTGCCTTTTGGAAATTTGCAATAAGTTTtggattcaaaattcaaaaggactcattatgaaataaattttcatggtcAATACAAAACATTACATTTTCTTAAGGCACATTTATGAAATTACAATGAAGCATTATAAACGCTGTACGCTACACATGAATTAATCCATAGCCCTACCTTATGAACCGCAGAAGTAGTACTTGGAGGTCATAACCATGCCTTATGAATTTCGTATATTTTTAAGAAGTGTCCTAATTAATTCATAATGCAGATTTATGAATTCATTATTGCATTTTGCGATATATTAAGCGATTCATCATGCTGCATTATGAATTCCTAATTAGcgtatattgaaaattttcttgagttatggcccgtttacatatgaactagttctagcggacaatacactatccgacaatactagcgcgatattagcacaatgtaaacaggaattgtcctcgctaataagcgtttagATTAAgctaatttcgtgctagtattgttggatagtgcattgtccgctagaactagctcatatgtaaacgggccattataAACATGCGTGATTATTGTCAGATGGTAATCaaatttttttgttcattcaTATAGTTATGCATACATGACATGTGATTTCATATTTGCGTTTCGCTTGTATTCGAGGGGGTATGAAAAAATGGGCGATGGAGAACGCGTTTCAAAATATCTTTGAATCTAGAAAAAGGTAattattttattcgaattaaaccCGTTCCTTTTCACATATTGGGCCAATTATTATTTTACCGTTGAACACTATATTGTTCACCGTCGACACTTAAGAACACTTCAACTTAATATTTTCTTCACACCCCCTCGATGATGAATTCAACCGCACGACTTGAAAACTTTGCAATAAGTGAGAACATGATTCTCTTGACAGAAGCGCCTTCCTTCCGATTAGGGTAACTAAAATGAGCATGATGTctttcataaaatgccttatgatttccttcaaatcagctttgaacaaaatttcaaaaggtGTCTCATGAAATTCAATCCATGCAACGAATAAACAACATACGTCCGCTAATGAAATCTAAAGAGCTGAAGATGGAAAACATGAGAGACttatgtttcaaatattttcatcaATCTTGTAGATTCATCATTTGTGCCTTATGTATTTCGCATGTTCATTTGCCTGAGTGTACTGCTATCAgcggcagtacatacggacgcagctgattaacaGCCGCATtcatgccagcctcaatatctgtgaTCTGTGACTAAATCAACTATTACCGACTGAAATTcgctttcaacattcgacttaCTTTCCATTAGGCTAAATGTCCTTACGACTAAATAtgcattcgactaaatgtccattcaactaaatgtccattcgaccaaatgtcccttcgaccaaatgtcctttcgactaaatgtcattcgactaaacgtcattcgacgaactgtcatTCAACGAACTGTTCCAAAGCCGATTTTCGctaatatattttgttttttaaattatgAACAGATGACGGGAATTTCAGTGCAGAGTTTTTATTTAAgctgaaaaaatcatgaaaaaagtttttcgtcaatcatatattatatattaaccGTGCTAAACGTACACAACAGTGGGAACAATACAAAGAATCCCTCACTGCTTACAATAGAGAAATTTGAAGATCTAAAAGGATAAATTGGAGGCACACTtgtgaaaacattgaaagtaCTCCAGTAGCTGCTAGATTGCAGAAAGTCTTTGCTAAAGATCACACAAATGGTCTTGGGACTATTAAAAAAGATGACGGGTCTTTTACCAAGACAACTTATGAAACATTAGAAGTAATGATGCAAACACACTTCCCGTGTTCTATCATCAATTCACATGAGGACCAGAATGCACCTGTTACGCAAACTGATGTTAATGAAGCCAGGCGAGATATTCAACAAACAAATAAAGTCACTGGGATGAATTGCATTAGGAGCAATGCTGGCATTCTGGCCAATGAAATATTCACTGAACAGAAAGTTGAATGGGCGATTGATTCACTTGAGCCCTTCAAATCTCCAGGTAGGGATGGAATTTTTCCTGTACTACTACAGAAGGGAAAAGCAATCTTAACACCCGTTCTGACTAAGATGTTCCAATCGAGCTTAATATTAGGCTATATTCTGACTGCATGGCGGGGAGTGCGTATCACATTTATCCCAAAAGCTAATAAGAAGGATAAATCATCCTCAAAATCCTTCAGATTAGCTTATCGTCCATTATactaaaaataatggaaaaactaaTAGATGAGCACATAAAATCATCTTATTTAACGAATACTCCTCTGATCAAAAATCAGTTTGCATATCAGGAGGGTAAATCTTCAGTAACAGCGCTTCACAAGTTAGTTACAAAGTTGGAAAGATCTTTTGCAGCAAAAGAAATTTCACTTGCAGCGTTCCTCGACATTGAAGGAGCATTCGATAACATATCTCACAGTTCAATGAAGAATGCTATGTTGAAACGAGGTTTCGATATATGCATTGTTGACTGAATTGGCAAGATGTTatcaaaacgaaaaatatcgGCAAACCTTGGAAGCTCATCAATTAGTGTGAGAGCAGTAAAAGGGTGCCCTCAAGGAGGCGTACTATCACATCTTTTGTGGTCTTTAATCGTTGACGATCTTCTCAAACAACTGGAGGCTCGAGGCTTCGAGATAATTGGCTTCGCAGATGATATAGTTATATTGGTGAGAGGAAAACTGTGTTATTTCTAATAGAATGCAAATTGCCCTAAATTTCATCACATTATGGTGTGAAAACGAAGGATTAAACATAAACCCTTCAAAGGCCACACTAGTGGCGTTTACAAGGAGAAGAAATTATTCTTTACCTACATTAAAATTGAAAGGAGcagatttgaaactttcaaactcAGTCAAGCATCTTGGCGTTCGGcttgacagtaagctgaatTGGAACTTACATCTTGAGAAAGCATTAAGCAAAGCTACAAATTAAGCTTTATGGAGCTTTACGGCGACGCTTTGCTCCACGTGctaccattggatcaatttattcaattagaagcagagaagagtgctttgaagatcaaaagagattcaacctcttcgaaggtgacctaacaggacatcttagtattctaaacaaaataagtatcaACTCACTGATCACAAACAACGATGATTGGATGAGAAGAAGATACAACTTTTATCGATGTTTTGATGTAATTAGGTCAAATGGTGGACCAAATCTTCGTTCAGGATCGATTGTgttttacaccgatggttcaaagctgaacaatcaaggtggagcaggcgtgactggcccagggacgaatatttcgattcccatgggaatgtccaaggtaccccctgggatcagcaaaggtacccccgggggtacatgtaccccaggttgagaaccgctggtctacgGTATGTAATCGAGAACCCGTAGGatatatttcactgaaaaaGAAACATGCATCAAATTGCAGGATTTAGTTTTTACAATCTATTTTAAAAGAATATGCTACTGACAACCCATTTCTGCAAAATTACCGAAAACAAAGCTATATTTCATCAACTTTTGTATTCAACTTTACTTTCCATCTTAGTTGTTAGCAACTGACtgaaatttggaataaaaatcGGTCAAAATTATAATATtagtaatgtgaccagacgtcccgcgtttcgcgggacagttCCGCATTTTCGctatttgtcccgcgctgaaaagcgtcccgcattttacaaatttctagataatgtcccgcgaaatCATATTTCttagtattttcaaagaaattatatgattttttaaatatataattttGACTAAAGCAAACGTTTTGTAAGACAATCGTATGGATCATAAAAGTCAAGATTAAAATGTGCTTCTGTGactcagaaaaaaatatctctatagtttgttttactcaagccttatactgccgttatacgcataactgtcccatgtatatagggaatcccagcaaacatgggacaaatatgcgtatgacggcagtatagcagtgtcaaattctcaaatctcattcaggattcaaatcaagcgcgactCAAACCCAATCCccacccgactcatggcccagaaaatcgttcatgattcgacttgcaatttgcatcattgcatgatttcaACGTGTTCTCCTACGATGTATTCATCAAATTAACTTTCTTTCCCTAAAACAATGGATAGTGAAACCATACCAACATTAAATACTCTTCTATtgggttttgacgctttttggagcaaaatcatttttcggcaaataggcgaaacgatgcgattcggTGTGAAAAACAGATCGAAAGCGAGCTAGATCGCGCATGAGGcttcgatgattgagatttgaacATGACTCTACCAACACTGGCCTTATACCCTGGGAATCTTGTAAGTAGATTTTGTTTCCATGTATTTCCTGCTAGGTGATTGCTTGGATTTCAAGACAGAACGTCCAAAATCCCACTCCATATAAATTTTATGCGGACCAAAATCTTGCGGAAAACTTACCCCAGTTAGAAGACGACCATTGGATTGTTAATATTGGATGTCGGTAGTAATAAATCCGACAGTTACGTTGAATAACTTGATGCAAAAGGTGCTCCAAAAAATGAATATTGTGTTCAAGGTAGCCTCACATTTCGGGAAAATTTTCTATTCCTGAAAATGGAAGCTTCAACCAGAAtagatttattattattatctttattaaagaggttttcggccctgggaaccagaatagactttaaaaaatatgatcTAATTAATTCTTAATCACAATACTTTTGTTAGGTAATTTAGAAAGAATTATTTaggttattcagaaaataattttcgagATATGATACCATTGcttaaatctttattaaaaactagttgacccggcagacgttgtccatAGTAGGtgaaaatgcgcgttgtaaaccgcccatgcgaaatttccatacgaatctttatttaagtttttgacCACTTATTCAACCCTGCTCGAGTTTTCCacatgagaaaatatcatataaacccgtcggaaacgataacgaacacatcagctgaaggaatgaagaaaatccatccagccgttttcgagtttatgcggatacgaacacagaccatttcatttttattatatggaagataacattttaacaaatttctaTACACTAGACGTTCAACAGCTGAAAGTTATTTAACTGCAATACTTTCTAACTGCAATTCGGTAGTTGCAACAGTTCCATACGAAAACGATGTGAAACTCAATAACTGCTACCAGTGCCGTAGCGTAGTTTAGATTCCGGGAAAAATCCTGTTGAGACTCAAAGCAGTTTCCCGTGAaagttaatttaaaaatttcacgaCCTTCTTAAAAACTTTAGTGTGAACTCTGAAGAGTGGGGTtcatggccgtgcggttagcgacgtcaatcgtctagacgcatgtgccgCCGCCCACAGTTTTTGACACGCCGCCGCTgacgacatttttgcatcggcgcgccgccgttttaAATTTATCACGCCgctgatatatatttttccacgccgatataaatttgaagaagtccgcagaattttccatggaaatttcgaatattcagttgaatttttgaagaattttttgatTGATCCCCATGATCCCCACTTTAGAACTCCACagattttccttgaaaattacatagggtaccgtcaactggggggaagatgatcatttttaagacaaaacatgcaataacaatgtgtgtttacattttaaatcgaaacaaatattttcaaaacatgtactgctatacgttgcaataaacaaaaactttagttttctgaaatgcgtttgcatttattaaaataaattaaattttcactcattttttgaataatctggtttggggtgaagttgatcaagacagctctactaaaattattatgacctagtagtcaaaatacactaggttatttgtatgaatgttgaatttactacgtaaagaagtctacggagtcaatatttgaaactaaaatagcgtcatttatgactatctctctctttcttccacaaaatacattttcatgattataatcgaaaaactcggatttctgcctagcggtaacattacttgaacggagaatattgttgactatcgtttcataaacaaaaattggcacttttgactgacacatcaaatgatcatcttcacctcaatgatcatctctcccccagttgacggtatctgttcccatattaataacagcccatatattaatcccaaccgtcgataaaccaaataaaaaatcaatttgattacaatttctcacatcgtatgtacacaataatgaatagactaccttctccaatgtttggaatattactTAAAATACCGTTTGAGTAACTCACAAGACTCAaatcattaaaaacaaaattataaaacacatttattttcatttttctacctctgagctgttggtttgatgcactgctcgattgctactagcagattcatccaatttcacgccgttgttttccactcaatttcaagctaaaacaaatgtatcctttcaaaattcacttcaaaacacatagagcacatcacattttcactataaatataatcatatttgaaaaaccaccgcgatttcctatagtttgatataggtttatttcgaaaaaCTTCCAAATTATCCTTGACCATATTCCAAACTATTTATATGgattgccgacctagatttttaattcaaaaatgcttgaatgaactttcattgtgaaattcaactcttatgtttgtaaaacaaggtatatcgaggagataagctatgacaaacataaaattaaactgataagttggaaaactacaacaaaaactgcaattttgtaattatatttcaactcaaaaacaaaacattgaagaattcggcatcactgcaatcatatcgttacgtacacacacaagtaatagtgtgcgtattttatgttggaaacagtattattgatataggtacaggcataggattaactgtttttgaatgttattgaaataggtccatggcagtgatgatgtttttaAGCTAAATACTTGTATAATGtgataacaatttcatttttgaagtcatcaaattgttttcaaataaaaatgacataagccgagcataattatgcTCAAGTTTATTGATTATTGAGtgagaaataaatgcatttcatatgagcattgccttattgttattgatataggaacagataccctaataTTTCCCGTTgatatttcgaaaatttctccgtaAAATCTACGAAAAATTTCGAGAGGAAATTCCCAACTATTTCTCGCTAAAACAGAATTTTTAATCCGAGAAGGGTCCTTTAAtagaaagtaatttggccggtAGTTTGATCGAGCACACCGTTTGACCGAAGCCCATCGAGCCCAAAGttatttgttcgaaaatgtcatttggtagaACAGTTCATTTGGCTTAAAAAACTGTTATTCAGCTTAGTTGGCCGAAAATCTCCTCTGGGCGAAATGGTTTTATGGCAAAaatggccatttggtcgaaagtgtAGTttagccaaataggtcatttgacagaaaatgccgtttggccaaaatggttgATTTGCAGAAGAacgttttcagccaaatgatctattctgtcaaacgactttCTCGGCCATTTCGATCCAACAACATtgtcagccaaatgacatgttagggaaaatgactttttcttgtTGTTAGGAAAAACGACCACAGTTATCCCGAATATTTCTTTTGTCTAAATGACattgatcatcatcatcatcgatcgATCATATCATGTtcgacctaataaccgtttcggacaaacgttcaattcgaTCAAATTCGACCAATTCggttattcgaccaaatggcattcgaacaaatggcttcTTGCCAaaagactttcggccaaacgacatttggccatttggccgaatgctacAAGGTCGAAATATGTTTGCCGAAcatatgttatttggccgaataaaccattagatcaaaacccatctggccgaaaatgtcatttagccgaaatgaacatacgaccgaaaatgtcgtttggcagaacTAGTCATTTGGTGGCCTCAATAGTCCTCCtggtcaaaaatgttatttgagcAAACGGGAGAAGATTTTTGACTACCTACcctggggcaagtgaaaatacgggataagtgggtactatgactgCAGATGAATCCATAAACGTTTTAGATGGTACCAATTTTTAGGAATATGAAGCAaaactatcaacgaattcacccgacacaaacatatttggaatcaaaGCCATTTAAGGCACCATACTAATcctattgcttgatcatgactttaaactgcCGGAAAAATctatcacttttattttatttcaatggatttcaaactaaatagtcgtttctaaatttatgatttgatgtggaaagtgaatattttgagtgattaaatgaaatcgaaaacgatttaaaatttcaaattaaagccaaaatttgcaattttcatttgcccatacatggggcaagtgggacatatttgagcAACATTTCCAATAAAGCTATTTCAATTGTTTTTAGatggttgtctagtgaaaaataattacgtcattcttatatcatatggatctgaatcagcttcagtttgatttcgttgttaaaaaagtattatacaagaaatttatttattgtctttatttactGTTTACCTGTTTACTATAGCTAAGTAGAGATATCAATGATTGCTATGATGTAGTTTGACAGGATTGAatgaaaccgtctaagacgaattaagtactgtccatttaattccactagttaattttcgttatctttgcagatacgtatttcgaccacaactgtgtggtcgtcttcagtgtcttgtactcgactcgacttgaagaaaacaatcgcaacttacactatttatactacgctaggtacctaatctaatcttatttccctactttatttacctatactgtaaattactttattgtttaggtagaaacttgaagagccaagagctgccatttccctgatccttattcaacagcgctgtttgtacctgtcggtggatttccaaactctcagctacatcgaggttccatggggaagagacatttcttaagattttaatatttgatgccggaattgggtgattttccttatacacatgctctgctaccttagatctaaattcgtaatgtaatcccttatcgttttctcttttcgccttactcacttccgccatatgttccttgaaccttatatctaatgatctttttgtttggcctacatagattttttcacattgggaacaacttatcttataaacgcctgccttattcaacatttctactttatccttcgttgaacccaataaggcaggcgtttataagataagttgttcccaatgtgaaaaaatctatgtaggccaaacaaaaagatcattagatataaggttcaaggaacatatggcggaagtgagtaaggcgaaaagagaaaacgataagggattacattacgaatttagatctaaggtagcagagcatgtgtataaggaaaatcacccaattacggcatcaaatattaaaatcttaagaaatgtctcttccccatggaaactcgatgtagcttgAGAGTTTggaatccaccgacaggtacaaacagcgctgttgaataaggatcagggaaatggcagccTTTTGgttcttcaagtttctacctaaacaataaagtaatttacagtATAGGTAACAAAGTAggaaataagattagattaggtaccagcgtagtataaatagtgtaagttgcgattgttttcttcaagtcgagtcgagtacaagacactgaagacgaccacacagttgtggtcgaaatacgtatctgcaaagataacgaaaattaactagtggaattaaatggacagtacttaattcgtcttagacggtttaatacattccactaaaagagcttaatatatttttctgaaaatggcaTCCGAGCGGCATGAGCGAAATACTTTTCTCAATTTGAGGAGAACAATCGCTAGTATTAATAAGGACGTGGCCTTCCTTAAGAAGTGCCTAAAAGAGAAGCTGACACCCGTCAGCCATAAGATTAAGATGGGATCTCATGTACCAAAAGTATTAATAAGAAAGCAGAGTCCGAGTTCATGAAGACATCGATAAAGAGGCATTACGCTAAATTAGAACGAGTGACTTTGAGTGCTACAATATGCATTTGAAGTTAGCGAAGGATAACCCGGAATCATTCGACCTGTTCTTGAAGAAGGTAAAGAGGGCAGAAGAATGTGAATCAGACCGGAAGCGGAGACTGCACAGGAAAAACTGAACAAATTGCGAGTGAAATCAGCAGAGGAAATCCGTACTGACAAACCCACCGTACAGATCATCGAAGGATTCGTCGTGaaccgttcgacacagcagtttacggaggaacaaCTAGCTCACCTCAACAAGGGACTGGGGTATGCGATCACACAGAAATCAGACGTGGAACAGATCATCGTGGACATGGAGACAGCGATTTCCCGAAACATCGAGCAACAGGATCAAAATACAGCGAGGAACATCGtggcagacgccatcaaagaaGGACGGCACGGGACAACGAACCATGACGAAAGGAGGATTCTAAAGGAGCTTAAGGAAAAACCAGTATACTACGTAAAAGCCGATAAGGGAAACGCAGTAGTGGTAATGGATAAAGAGGACTACGACGAACAGATGACGacgaaaatcaacggaggaccttATAGACATTTGAGAGTGGATCCGCTACCAGGATTAATACGACTCACGGACAAAACAATAAAGGAGTGTAaggcgatcatcggagaagcccgagTGAAGACAGTAAACCCGGTTCTACCTAGGATTAAAGGACTACCAAAATCCATAAACCCGGCAAGGAGATGCGAgagatagtttcatcagtgggttcccctacccaaaacatagccaaatggttggtaaaggagttccaaagtatgccgaaaccattccccagcaggtcagtcatcaacacccaggagttcgcccagaagctgttggaatcaggacacatcgaagaagaggacataatggtatcattcgacgtagcggcattgttccctagcgttccagtgaaagatgctctgaatcttctagaggattggctgctaacacaaaggacggaaacaacatggcgaggaaaggtgaagatgtacctaaatctggcaaggctatgcatgacggagaactacttcacatttcgtggcaactactataaacagacgaaaggagcaccgatgggaaatccgctatcaccgtttttgtgcgaactgttcatggcgaatctggagaacaacctacaagaacaaggaatactaccccagaag
The nucleotide sequence above comes from Armigeres subalbatus isolate Guangzhou_Male chromosome 3, GZ_Asu_2, whole genome shotgun sequence. Encoded proteins:
- the LOC134222571 gene encoding uncharacterized protein LOC134222571 translates to MHLKLAKDNPESFDLFLKKIIEGFVVNRSTQQFTEEQLAHLNKGLGYAITQKSDVEQIIVDMETAISRNIEQQDQNTARNIVADAIKEGRHGTTNHDERRILKELKEKPVYYVKADKGNAVVVMDKEDYDEQMTTKINGGPYRHLRVDPLPGLIRLTDKTIKECKAIIGEARVKTVNPVLPRIKGLPKSINPARRCER